Part of the candidate division WOR-3 bacterium genome is shown below.
ACCCACTTCTTTAATACGTAAAACTTCCTGAATCTGAGGTTCGGTTTGTAACAGGAAATTTTTGGGACTACCACCACCGATCAAAAGGGCGGCGGACTTACCTCCCTGCCTTTTCGCGGCCAGAACGATCGCCGTCGACTCATTAACATCGATTGAAGGATTGATCCGGAGTTTGCCACCGACGATCTCTCTTTCGGCGATATTCATACCCAAGGTGGAATCACCGGGTGAGCTGGTAAAGAGAGGAATCCCCAGTCGATAAGCACAGGCAAGGACTGAAACATCTTTATTTCCGGTCTTCTCTTCCCATTCCGCAGCGTATTTGCCCAAGAGATAATGAAATTCAGCGGTTCCCATTTCTTTCTGGAATTCGGGCTGTTTTAATATCTTCCGGAGAATTTCATCGGTCGCCATCAAACAATCGCTATAGCCTAATAAGATATCATAAATCCGAACCACATCGTTCTTTCGCAAGTCTGCGTCATCTACCAGCGGGGTTCCGACATGTAAAGGAAAGTTAAAAGCAAAATGTAAATCATGGTATAAATTGGCGCCGGTGGAAACGACCCAATCGATAAATCCTGCCTTCATCATGGGAATGATCACCGCCTTTCCCAGACCAGCAGGAATAAGTGCGCCTGCTAAACTCATTCCCACGGTCACATCAGGTTCCAGCATCTTTTCCACAAAAAGGCGGCAACCTTCACGCAAACGTGCTGAATTATAAGCCAGAAAGACTTTTTCGATGATATCTTCAAGTTTCTCTTTCCCGGTCAAGGCAGGCGGAAAGATTCGCGGACCGGATAAGTACCGCTTCTTGTGCGGATAATGTTTCTTTTTTAGCCAATCCGGAGTTTCATCTAAATCTTTTTTCACATGATGCATTCTTTTCATTATTCCTCCTATGGGATGATTACCACCTTTGCCGGTGGCAGACCATTGAAATTGGTGGCGGTTGCCCAGGAATAGGCACCGATATTTTCTACATACACGATATCGCCAATATCCAGTTCGGGAAGTTCTTCACTCGTGGAGATAATATCAAAAGAATCACAGGTCGGACCAGCAAGGGTGGTTATTTGCGTAACACCTTTTTTTAAGACCTTGTATTGATACTTACAGTGGTCATAGACAATGCCTGAAAGTGAGCCGTAGACCCCATCATCGAGATAATACCAGTGTTTGTTGTTTCTGATTGATTTACCGATGACCCTCATCACCAATATCCCAGCTGGCCCACACAACACTCTTCCAGGTTCAGCGATGATTTGGATATTATCTGGGAACAAGCGATTAAGTTCTTTATTTATGCTCCCAGCAGTCTGGGCAAAAAGATCTTTTTCATAGTCGAAATGTTTGATTGGAAAACCTCCTCCAATGTCAAGTATTTCCAGGGGAATCTTTTTTAACTGTGCATCTTTAAAGATAATTGAGGCAATCTCCAGGGCATCGAGATAATTTTCAATGTGGGTATTCTGGGAACCGACATGGAAGCTGACCCCTACGGGCTTTAATCCGAGGCGGATTGCCTTTATCAAAAATGGAATCGCATCGGGTGGTTCTGCCCCAAATTTCAATGACAATTCCACCATTGAACCAACATTGGGTACTTTGATCCGAACCAGCACTTTAGCCCCCGGCGCATAGCGGGCGATCTTATTCAATTCGTATTCATTATCAAATGTCATCAGATCAATCTTATTGGCGGCGGCAAATTTCAGTGCCTCGGGGGTTTTAACCGTGTTGGCAAAGATCATCCGTTCTGGTGTAACACCCATATCAAGCAGTGTCTTCATTTCTTGGATTGATGCCACATCAAAACCGATGCCGGCATCGGCAAAGGTTTGAAGGATAAATGGATGGGAATTGGATTTCACCGCATAGAACGGTTTCACACGTGGTAAGAGCGTCTGAAAGCGCTTTAATTGGTTAAGTAATTTGCTCTTACTTATTAAAAAAAGCGGGGTATTGTGCTTACGCACCAAGTTTTGAATAATTTTTTTTATGTTATTGGTTGATTTTACTTTCACTTTACTCCTTTTCTATTGAGCAATTAAATCTTGGTCAAAAGAATCCAGTTCTCCCTCAATCTTCCAGATTCTCAATTTCATCTCTGAAAAATCTTTCAAGATTTTATAGATCTCTGCATCTATATTTCGTAAATCTTCTTTAGAAATAGTTATCGGTTCGTGGGCGAGGATTATTCTCTTAATGGATATTCCGGAAAATCGGGAGAGGAGGCGGGGGGTAAGAATAATGAGTTCCACCGTGGTATATCCTGACGCGAGGCGTGTTATCTTTAATGGATAAAAAAGTCTCTCAGTAGAAAATCGATATTGAATTGGCT
Proteins encoded:
- a CDS encoding type III PLP-dependent enzyme is translated as MKVKSTNNIKKIIQNLVRKHNTPLFLISKSKLLNQLKRFQTLLPRVKPFYAVKSNSHPFILQTFADAGIGFDVASIQEMKTLLDMGVTPERMIFANTVKTPEALKFAAANKIDLMTFDNEYELNKIARYAPGAKVLVRIKVPNVGSMVELSLKFGAEPPDAIPFLIKAIRLGLKPVGVSFHVGSQNTHIENYLDALEIASIIFKDAQLKKIPLEILDIGGGFPIKHFDYEKDLFAQTAGSINKELNRLFPDNIQIIAEPGRVLCGPAGILVMRVIGKSIRNNKHWYYLDDGVYGSLSGIVYDHCKYQYKVLKKGVTQITTLAGPTCDSFDIISTSEELPELDIGDIVYVENIGAYSWATATNFNGLPPAKVVIIP
- the speY gene encoding deoxyhypusine synthase; protein product: MKRMHHVKKDLDETPDWLKKKHYPHKKRYLSGPRIFPPALTGKEKLEDIIEKVFLAYNSARLREGCRLFVEKMLEPDVTVGMSLAGALIPAGLGKAVIIPMMKAGFIDWVVSTGANLYHDLHFAFNFPLHVGTPLVDDADLRKNDVVRIYDILLGYSDCLMATDEILRKILKQPEFQKEMGTAEFHYLLGKYAAEWEEKTGNKDVSVLACAYRLGIPLFTSSPGDSTLGMNIAEREIVGGKLRINPSIDVNESTAIVLAAKRQGGKSAALLIGGGSPKNFLLQTEPQIQEVLRIKEVGHDYFFQITDARPDTGGLSGATPHEAVSWGKVDPTRLPDAVVCYLDATVALPILAHYALAKHKKRKIKRLYFKRQEYVQNLIREYYAHHK